AAGAATGCATCTCAATGCGTCAGTCTTCTATGGCATGTGAATTCCAGTTATGTATGTATAGGCGGGAGGATTGATGAGCAATGTGGTTGTATCAATATGGAGGGTCAAGTGTGAAACTTGCCCCAGTGTTGTTTAGACTTGAAACATATGGTTTTAGTAATAAGAGATTTTGCTTATTTAGATTGGTCTCTTTCTCCCAAATCGTACTGCATCGCAAACAGAGATTGAACATGAAGTTCAATCATTGGCATAGTTTATAAGACTGTTAACGACATACGATGAGAGGGTGACTGAATCAGGTCGTTATTGTGTTCACACAACGATGATACGACCCAGTAAATTGAAACACAAATCCCACTTGCTTCATTCAAACAGGATAGTAATATGACAAAATGATAACAATCCCGTAGCAACACATACTATAATGTTTATCCAATTAAGCTTTAAagatcaatttcttaaatctcttATGTCCAAAAGAAACACCAAAACTAACGATCCAATGCGAATTCGACAAGATTAAAACTCaatttcacatcaaattaaattaaccaTTCCCACACCAGCATGGGAGGGGAGTAGTAACAACAAAAGACACAAAAACATGCAATAACAGCAAATGAGAAACATCACTTTGAAAGAATTCAACAACCGTATGCTGAGTTAAATAACAATAGTAAACAGTAGAACTTCCAAGCTTAGTATCTCTTCCAGAGTTCAAAACACAGCATAAAATGAAACAGAAATCTAATTGGGACAAAAAAACATCTCTGATGCCATGAAAATACACCTAGGTGTTGGTTGCCCTGGTGTAAATCTGCTGGCTTGCATGAGCAGAGACCATTCTGATCAAACCTCTTGCCATCAATTCTCTGATGGCCTTCCTTGCAAGGGATCCACTAATCTGTTGCATCAACAATAGCAGCAAGTGATCAATAAAGATAATCTACAGAATTATCTAGAAAATATAGCAATTACTATAGTATAAGAGCTAGCCAAGTATTGAAAACATTATACATAAAACAGAGCATAAAAACAATCAGAACATATCCCCATGGTCAAATCATATGCTTAGTATCAAATATAATCAATTCAAGTAcctaaatttatcaattaagcAATAAACAAGCTATGGTATGACATACCATTAAGTGCAGCTTCAAAATTCTCCAAGATGTTATACATGACAGCTAGTTAACAGGCATGATTAACAAACAAATcgaaaaatactagtactagaaaactttaatttctaaatacTTAACATATTACCAAATCAAAAAATTACCTTTACATATCACTGATACTGATCTAATCAATCACATcatcaagcaaaataaatcaacaagAAGATACTGATCTAATCTACTACTAAGcatatataaatgataatgTGATATGAAGAAATTACCCTGAGACGATCTGAGAGAACGGAGGGAGTGATGAGCTTGTACTTAGGGGCCTCCGTCAGCAGCTTGTCGTACGTACCCTTGTCGAACAAAACCATGTTGTTCACCTTTTCCTTTTGCTTTCCCTTGCTCCACTTCTGCAATAATTACAATTGCCACACAATGGCACCAAAATCAGATATCCGTCATACCAAATCAAATTAGCATTCAAACGAAAACGTCGATTAGATTGGCTGTGACCTTCTTCTTTTGCTTGCCTCCCCCGGACTTCGCTGGCTTCGATGACGGCGGGGGAGCCTTATCCTTCTTCGGCGCCTGCAAATCTCACAAAGAAAAAACCGAATTAGTGATCGGCGCGAACGAAATTCAGTGCAGGTGAGAGAAGAGCGAGGTTGAGAGCGGCGGAGACGTACCATGGCTGAGGTTGTTCCGCGGCAGAGATGAGACGGCGGCGGATTTTTGACGAGAGGCGAGTGCGGATTTCGCTTTAGGGGAAAAAGTTAGGGTTTTAACTACTATTTGTAGCACCAAAACCATCACTTCGTTTCCAACACGACTTAATGGGCTTTCCTTTACCAGCCCATTATTCCTATACTTTAATGGGCTTTTCTTTACCAACCCATTATTTCTACACTGCTTAATGGGCTTTTCTTTACTGCCAAAACTGACAGtatctatttcattttataatgtcGAATCAGATTAGGATTGAATTTTGAAgcctaataatttaatttcaaaacaaaattatgagtTGAAGACTCTTTTAAAAGGAACACAATCAACCATTCTTTTTGGATTAGGGTTTAGGGCTATTTTATTAGCCCAGTTCGCCCTTTTATATGTCagattaaattgatatattgatTTAGATATAGAGGTGTGCTTAATAAATAACTCAAATTAGAATTACAACATCCTTCCAACTATATGCTGTCACGTGGCATGTATAAGCAACAAAACAACGTTATTAAGCAACAAACTTAGTGGATGACTTAGATGAGCGAATTGCATAAAAGACTGTTTATGTTGCattaaatgcaatttattttgcattatagactaaaatgcaaaataaattgcatttaatGCAACATAAACTGTTTTTATGCAATCCGAGGTAATTCTTATGTGTCATCCTTTGTTGCTTAATATCGTTATTATGTTGCTTATACCTACTACGTGGCAACATGTGGTTGGAAGAATGTTGTGACTCTAAGGGTTAAAGGACATTAGTGTTCCCCTTtagataaaacaattaaaaattggCTAGCTCATCAAGTCGTTCAAGATCTATACAGTACATAAAAGATGTCAGTTCGGACAACAAATTCATATGCAAAATTATTCTAATCTTATCATTTGtgctatttttttcataagaaaaaattgaaccaTGTGAAAATGGTATAATTGTATATATGTAAAGAAATGATGCATGATAATGCATTAGATAGTATGGTGTTTTGGGTAGTTGGGATTATATTGGTGTTGATTGGAACAATTGGATTTCATTAGACGAAGTGAGTCGATGAGGCTTATATTGGTGTTGATTGGAACAATTGGATTTCATTAGACATGATTAACAGTCGTTAAATCAATGCCTTGAGTAAGTACTATATGTTAGTTTAAATCATTAGCAGTATACCTAggcaaattattttatatgagTATCTGAAATAAGAAATGAACTAATATGCTAATACCCATTCTTGATCATATAGTCGCGGGACgagatatttttcatttaaagatGATCACGGGCCAATCATTATCTATTTCATAGTATAATAATTGGATCCTAGATTTATAGAACCAATTATGAAGATATTTGGATTCATTTATTCTTCCTTACTAAGTAAGAAATTGCCACGTATCTCCTCTTCTTTTGCTGAAAACTCACAGCCAGACCCACAACTAATAATGGTCAACAATTTTGGACACATACAATACAATACAATATACAACTATCAAGATAATATGCATGAACAACTCAAATTTtgatgtattatttttttctgaagtttatttaaaactatgaattttacatattatcaataatttgatttacaAGGCAGTTTTGTCCATTCATCCCAAAGTgaacagttttttttttaatttgcttaAGTGGACATTTTCATAGacagtattatttatttaatcccTGTACATCGGTGAGTTAAAAAAAGACATCAGcttcaaaaataattgtatatgACAGTACTTATCAATAGATATAATCGAATCGGAAttataatgattaattttagcaatagatattaaattatactgaTGAAATGGCTAaacaaattatgatttatatacTCTCTATTAAAAATCCTTATtgaactttataatttaatggCAGTGGTAAATAGTTTGAGGTCGTTATAAACTTATACtagtaacattttatttaacttaACATCActgatcatttttttttatcgttggctctactttaactaaaagttaaaaataaaaaagtaaaagtataCTTTCGGAATGCAAatcttaatataaaaaaattggtttggGACATGAACCATGAACGTGGCAATTTATCTGATCTCCTCAGTCGTTATCAGTTATCACTATAATGTGTcaattacaaaattgaaaccaaTTATTGGATCTGTCGCAATCAATCGGAAGCTTATTGCagtaaaatttctttttctttacattaatatactccataatctccatttaatatagtactagtataaaatattttgaaatcatGTATTATTGGTCATGGACTTATTTCCGTTCTCTACAACATTTCAATCAAATATATACATTACTTTACCTCATTAGTTAATAATGTTAAATTTCAATCTCAAGATCATCACATGTATCAATAGATGAAACATAGGAAATATATGATCAAGGaatcatttataatatgtaCACTCGGACAATTCAAATATAGTTTTGAGCCTATCCATCTTGGACATgaatatatatcgaaatatagTGCTAGTATTATGTTTCTTTTATACTACTTTAGTctacaaaaaaatagtcttaaatcttaattagtattgaacaaacacaaattttatggcAAATTCGgtaaaggaaaaaataaatcaaaagaaaagtaattgaaatatggttatcaaaaaataaaactcaattCATTAGAAAGAGAAATCTATGATAAATAGACAGAGACAAGATTATTTTGTGTGGATAAGgcaacttttttttcatatgcaattatattactactacttatagaaattttttctgtatgtatattaattataacaatGCTTCATTTTATGACATGTAGatattcatataattcaataattcgAATTAATATACCAAAGCAAGTTTTTCCATAATCAAAACGAGCACTACGCTAAAACAAGAGATAGACCCACACACCATGCATGAAGCAAAAGtaaaagtaggaaaaataatcaaaaccaCTACTAACTGATTAAagtaaattcaaaagataaggaAACAAATTCTGCACACTCATTTATTTTCCTCTCCCTATAAATATCACCACTCACCCCATTTTCCCATTACTCACAAAtctcaaaaaaatcaattcatttATCTCTAATCCAAATAGATCACTCATTAGCCATTCCCACTCTCTCTATACAAAAGAGAAGGCAACAATAAGCAAAGATATCCAATTATAATCTGCACAGAAATGGATTCAGTCAAGTTCGAGAAcataaaaatggagaaatCAAACGCGATTTCAAGGCATCGCCGCGCTGAGCGAATCACGACTTTGTTTCGCGCGATTGAGCTTCTCGTCGTCGCGATCGTCGTCTCTAGGTTTTCGACGGCGCTGCCGCTGAATCTATCGGTGGAGTACTTCCGAGAAATCTCCGCCGCTCTGATCAGTCCCCGATTCGTATTCCTCGTCGGAAATGCGATCGTCCTTATCCTGTTTTTCAAATCGGGCGGATTTTCGGCAAAGGAAGGGGAGGCGATCGCCGATTTCTACGACGAGTACGTCGAGAAATGCCGGAGGAATGAGGAGAAGAAGGTTTTCGATGATTGCAGAGTGATTTCTGCGAAGAATATGTGTCGGAGCAGCTCCGAGAAGCTGGTGGTGCATGACGGCAAGCGCCGCCGCGAGCTGACGCGAAGCAAGACGGAGAACTGCCGGAGCCGGCGGAAGGCGGAGGAGATGAGTAGCGAAGAATTCCGGCGAACGGTGGAGGCGTTTATCGCCCGGCAGCAGAGGTTTTTGAGGGAAGAAGATTGAAATCTTCTTTTTGAAGGGATTTTTTGACCCTTTAGTAAATAGTATACTGTTTGACCATGAAAAtacatgtgtatatatatgtagatgGATTGGGATCACAAATTCACCTTATTTAATCTTGGTGAAGTTGGAGTGTGTATTCCATGTATGTTCCACATGTTAATGACAATGAATATTACTGcaaaatattatatgaaatttattcAATCAGAAACATCATTGATtcagtaatatttttaaaataattatctataattaattcacGGACTTTAGTCAAATGTATCCTCACTATTGCAAACAATATTATAACCAAAGAACTAATAAACCCATAAAAGGGAATagtttagtcaaattttggaTGTTTAATGTCTATTACTActtgttaaaaaatttaatgacaAATCATTAAagttatttcaaatttttgcaATTGTCTTGGCAACATTTTTTCCGGCAAATACGAACTAAGTTGGCGCACACATGTTAAATTATAGTAGCGATGTGAAGCACGTCATGGACAACATTGTTTCGAGCTTCAATTTTCCACAAATTTGATAGAATGGGACAATTGCGAAGTTCTGAAACTTTGTGAtttgtcatttaaatttttaaaggtgcgaaacaaacaaaaattgacATATTCTTCGTCATTTGATAGGTAGTTTAGCTCTAAAAAAACAAGTTAATTTCCGGAAAGGCAAAGGGCCAACCATATCCGTTGCATCTTTTTGCAGCTGTTCTTCAATGCTACAATAAagcagaaaaaaaagagaatagcATAATGGCACATAAATATCAGTACGACTGTAATATGCTCATTTACTGGtccatgaattttaatactacaaaTTCCAGAATaaacaaacacttcacttCCTTTTTATCAGTACGACTGTAATATCACAGCCCAATTGTCTGCTACTTTACAAACTACtcctttttatctttttggttACCCAGTCAAATGAACATACACTTTACTTCCTTCACGAATCAAAACAGCGCAGTATGAAAGAATCACGCATTCATCATATCAAACAGTGTTTGTGAGAATAACGAGATGCTCAATGCGTAAAGTCGATTCCAGGAAACAAAAAGTCGATTTTTATTCAGCCAACGCAAGATTCTGAAATACAAAGAGAGATACAGACAGCGAGcagatgataaatttgatcaGCGACCAAGGTACTTGCCTACTCGATGTGGAAACAATGGGCAGACGCCAGAAGTAATCTAAAGACCCTCGAATAATCTTAAATGGTCTTCGAATGTCTCCCCATGTCGGATTTTGGATACTGATCCATCCTCTTCAACctagaaaattaattcaatttcagTGTCCCGATTATGAATCATTTCAATGAGGAAGTATAACGAGAGGGGTGTGTTTGATTCTATACAACAAACCAACTTTAAGTTTTCTAGTTTAGGGGCGATTGAGTTTAGAATGAGTGTAAGTGAAAATACGAACCCAGTATTCTGGAGGTCGCATTTTCAGATTGTAAGTGGAAGCCATGCTCATGCAGTAAGCACCGGCATCATGAACTACCAATCCAGCACCCTACAAGCCAAGAATCGAACTGAGTGAGACGAGAGGTGATTGGTATGGACATATCATGTACAGAGATATAACAATCTACCTTAGTTGGCGTGGGAAGTTCCCTATCCTTTCCTAAGAAATCAGCCGATTCACAAACAGGACCAACTATATCAAATGTCGAGACCTCAGCATTCGGAGGTGTAGGTGAAACCAGATCTATGTGCTGCAGTGACAAGTGAAGCAGGTAAGGATATAATGCGAGATGATTAGTCAATCATTAGTGAATAGTATAAGAACAGAGAAAATATAACAAGATCTGAATATATAATTGTGAACAGAAGCACTAACTCCACCTGATAAGCTCCATACAAACTAGGCCGAATAAGTTCTGACATGCTGCCATCAATCACAACGAAATTTTTTGTCCCGTTGGTTTTCACTCCAGTGACACGATTGACAAAGCAGCAAGTGTTAGCAATGAGCGATCTTCCAGGTTCAATTATGAGATTGAGGTTTCGTGAAAGAACCAATTCACGCACCTGTAAAACAAGTAAATGGCTCAGCACTGAATGCATTGCATgtgggaaaaaaatgaaaaaaaaaaggaaacacgAAAAGGACATGCACATAAGCAAAATGGAAAGAAGCTTATCTACCAAATCTAGTGAAAACACAAGGGTCACAGAATTGAAAACAGACGATCACCAAAGGCAAATTTGAGTAAGTTAAGAAATACTCTACTGTCTATTACAAGCAAAACGAGAAATGCAATTTATAGGATTCTGAATATTGATAATAGCAGTTACCAATACTTACAGTGTTGATGAGGTCTCTTGGCGTCGGAAGGACAGCTCCAGTATGATAATAGTCTATCCCAAGCCCACCTCCAATGTTCAAGTAATCTATTTCAAAACCTTGGGATCGGATCTCATCTATGTAGTTCACCATCAAAACTGCGGCATCTCTAAAAATGTCGACCTGGTGAATCAGTTAACTCGCAAATTACAACACAATAATCATAAGATATACAAAACAGAAACCCCAGAAGAAAATAACTGTAGACAGAGGTGGCATTCTTGGTTAGCATTGTGTCAAAATCACAAGATTTCAAAGGGCCACAATTGATATGGAAGACAAATAGTTAGCAGATACAACATGAACTCTATCACTGTCGAACAGACAGAAGGTACCTTTGTAATAGTAGAACCAAGATGACAGTGTGCCCCAACAAGTTTCAGTTCGGTGGGGTGTGCCTTCACAGCGTCTAAAAACCACTGCAACTTTTCATTTCTGATACCAAACTTGGAGTTTTTATTTCCTGTTGCAACATAAGGATGGACCTATACAACACAGAAGCATATGTTTATCTCAAATACACAAACAATTTAGTAGAGAAAAAGTATAAGCTACAATACAATTTTTTCTAGTGGAAGTTAATACATCAAATCTGAAGATCAAGTAAGCTAGGATGACACTATTATACTGGTATTTCACACAGAGTTAACCAAAATCACATTTCACATTGCAATATAGAGAAACATGTACTAGGACTGGAATCAAGTTTCAATGAGGGATACAATGATAGTGAGAATCTGACaaatgaaagataaaaatGGTACCAGATTTCCAACTTTCGGTCATACGAAGCAACTTGGAATCTTGGATGCAAGGCATCAATAGAACTATCAAGCCAATAgactttttacattttcttattcatATAGCATGAAAATAACTCCAATAATCAAGAAATAACTCAAATGAACATGGACTGCTAGCAACACTTGCAATGTCATATTTAGATGTACAAGCATCCGAGTACCTGAGGATCAACATCCGGATTGATGCGCAGGAGCACATTAACCTTCTTCCCCAAAATTCTTGCAGCAGCCACGATATTCTCCAAATCGAATTCACTGTCAATGTTCACAAAAACTCCTGCTTGTGCAGCCAAGACTAGATCCTCCAAGATCTTTCCATTCCCATTAAATACACACCTGCGCCACAAACGAACATATGCTCTAAAACTAGGTACaactacaaaataaacaacGGTATACATCAAACGCAAACAAATTAACCTCTGCTATTACCATTCAGGTATACAAGGGTGCTGCAAAATACCACATTGAAGAACATGAATTTGTGTTTAGTATGCAGAGTTGAATAGGTGAAAGTCATTCCATTCTATATTAAAAAGGGGGATCCAAAGCTCTAAAGCAAAGGAACaaactaaaccctaaaccaaATTGAATTGCTCAAAATCAGAGCTCATCTCTTTACACTGAATCCAATAATCAGTAAATAGAAAAACCGATTGCACTGATTATACCTTGTAGGATCAAAACCAGCTTGGAGAGCCAACCTAAGCTCATTCCCACTAACCAAAACAGCTCCACACCCCAAACCCTGCAAAAGCTCCAATATCTTAAGATTGTTATTGGCCTTAATCGCGTAACCGATGATTGAATTCAAGCCCTCCAGCGCTTCCTTGTAGGCCTCGACATTCCGTTTGATCTGCGGCTTGCTGTACAAGTAGAACGGCCGCTTCTCGGCGACTTCCATCACTTGTTCGACCTTAACGCCCTCGCAGTAGAGGAAGCCATCGCCCGATTTCGTGAAACAGTGCTCCAATTTCTGTGTTTGGGGCTCCGGTGTTGAGAGGACTGCCCTCGGAGGGCGGGCTCTGAGAGATGCGGGAAGGGGCTTGCATTTGAAGGGGGAGATGAGGGCTGTGGTGAAGGGGTTCGAGGAGAGCTTGAGGTGCTTGGTGTGGGGGAGAGATGGGGGCTGCAGGAGGAGGTTCGAAGCCGCCATTGTTGCGGAAGTGAAGAGTGTCAGTGAGGGTGAAGTCCAGTTATTACGGAGGTGATGTTTTCAGGTTTCAACTGCCAAATTCTAGGTTTAGCAAAGGCGGCTCAGCTTAGGGAAATTAGTCAAAATTGAATTagactaattcatttttaaacatataaatacaaaCCCTAGTAACCGTTATCTCATAAGCCATATGCAATTActgtttttattgaaaaatcgattgatagtataattattcacttaaaaatcaattgatagtactccctccattcacTAATATAAAGAGAGGTTTGATCtgatacgaattttaagaattataatagaaagttagttgaaaagaTTAATGGAAATagagtactatttatatatattaattttatattaaaatataagtgagataaaattaatagaatataaagtttattaataaaaaataatagtagtgaaaaataaataaaaaatttattggtaaattaataaaaatgacaaaatgagaaGTTTATTGGTGATAgaagaaatataattagtcTCGTTTAAAGTGATACTagtacattaatatttttgaaacatcTCATTCGAACTGATATCGatgaaaatactaatattaaaataatactaatattatataaaattcagTACTACTATTCTACAAGAAATACTCTATTTAAATGCTACGGAAGGATCAGCATTTGTTTGTGTCACCATAAATATACTTTCCATCAAATGAACTTGTTGAGACGAAATTTGTATCCATAAACAAAATTGTATGAAAAATGTGTTCTGACATTCTGGTATATGAAATTCAACATCTAATAAAAAGTACACTGAATAGAAAACTCAATTCTTGACGAACTCATCATTTCTATATGGAGTTAtacaaatttattgaattataccctatatatattacCATTATGATTAGAAGATAAACATCGTAAAAAATATAGCAGTTGTACTGAAGTGGGCCGACACAATATGTCAAATGGCCCAGTTATATATTGTGAAAGTATTGTTGAGTccatttaatatacaaaatcCGAAAATCATGCTGCGTAAGCAATCAGTAGTCAATATATCTGTAATAATGAATTGAAACATCATAGTACTCCTTACTATATTGTAatgtaatagtagtaattaaaatcATGGCAaccacaaagaaaaaaaaattgggaggGAGGGAGTGTGTGAAAATCAGAATATCGATAGTTGGTCTCAAAAATTAGTGGAGCACCACTAATTAGTAGTGATCCACCTCAACTAAACTAAAACTGGTCTACACTTGGAAATTTTCCAgagtaggag
The genomic region above belongs to Salvia hispanica cultivar TCC Black 2014 chromosome 3, UniMelb_Shisp_WGS_1.0, whole genome shotgun sequence and contains:
- the LOC125214985 gene encoding diaminopimelate decarboxylase 1, chloroplastic-like gives rise to the protein MAASNLLLQPPSLPHTKHLKLSSNPFTTALISPFKCKPLPASLRARPPRAVLSTPEPQTQKLEHCFTKSGDGFLYCEGVKVEQVMEVAEKRPFYLYSKPQIKRNVEAYKEALEGLNSIIGYAIKANNNLKILELLQGLGCGAVLVSGNELRLALQAGFDPTRCVFNGNGKILEDLVLAAQAGVFVNIDSEFDLENIVAAARILGKKVNVLLRINPDVDPQVHPYVATGNKNSKFGIRNEKLQWFLDAVKAHPTELKLVGAHCHLGSTITKVDIFRDAAVLMVNYIDEIRSQGFEIDYLNIGGGLGIDYYHTGAVLPTPRDLINTVRELVLSRNLNLIIEPGRSLIANTCCFVNRVTGVKTNGTKNFVVIDGSMSELIRPSLYGAYQHIDLVSPTPPNAEVSTFDIVGPVCESADFLGKDRELPTPTKGAGLVVHDAGAYCMSMASTYNLKMRPPEYWVEEDGSVSKIRHGETFEDHLRLFEGL
- the LOC125209243 gene encoding uncharacterized protein LOC125209243, which encodes MDSVKFENIKMEKSNAISRHRRAERITTLFRAIELLVVAIVVSRFSTALPLNLSVEYFREISAALISPRFVFLVGNAIVLILFFKSGGFSAKEGEAIADFYDEYVEKCRRNEEKKVFDDCRVISAKNMCRSSSEKLVVHDGKRRRELTRSKTENCRSRRKAEEMSSEEFRRTVEAFIARQQRFLREED
- the LOC125211213 gene encoding 40S ribosomal protein S25-2; its protein translation is MAPKKDKAPPPSSKPAKSGGGKQKKKKWSKGKQKEKVNNMVLFDKGTYDKLLTEAPKYKLITPSVLSDRLRISGSLARKAIRELMARGLIRMVSAHASQQIYTRATNT